A single genomic interval of Zunongwangia sp. HGR-M22 harbors:
- a CDS encoding SusC/RagA family TonB-linked outer membrane protein, producing MLTLGLKSSGLTYAITENNNIIFKEKAEDTTTFSEDQNMIEGLVKDTNGTPLPGVNVLIKGTSIGTTTDFDGKYSIEAKPGDVLTFSFVGMNTVSKEVGNENILNVTLTENAAALDEIVVVGYGTQNEKDITGAVTSVSAKNFNKGVQQSPQQLLQGKMPGVNIAQNSGKPGGSNTVLIRGGTSLTGSNEPLYVIDGVPISTSSGTGQANISSSGTDFFDQEPVNPLMTLNPSDIESISVLKDASATAIYGSRGANGVIVITTKNGTAGKINVSLDVSHGVSVVSNTIEVLSADEYRKVVNDLDLPLNEGGESTNWQDEIYRTAEVQDYYLSLSGGSENTNYRASLSYSDQEGVVLGSNLNRGTARINIGQKMLDKKLSFDLRLNYGQTVSNAAPVSNTVGSEAGSSINYEAYVFNPTYSVYDENGNFNHILPYRVNPLSFSEQVIDERTNNRFLGNFTTDYKIIDPLSINVNLGYTNQTIDRNSYLSKENPLGQGLGGYANVQKLKSFNKLLETTLKFEEKYGDHNINALAGYSYQYFVDEGLRNDANGFLSDEFKWYGLQAASNVRTVSSFKQSNTLISMYARLNYDYQGKYLLTATVRRDGSSRFGSGNKWGVFPSGSVAWRILDEDFFKSNTINDLKLRTSYGVTGNQEIGNLNSITTLGASTTGYIVGGQRITVVLPQQYANPDLKWEQTAQFNVGIDFSLLKGKIYGTADYYNKETKDLLLRIPVPTPTAVNTQLANVGSVRNRGIEFSLGAYAIEKENFQWRTNLIFSHNKNEVLSLSNAQYQGDDIQVGPLRGQGLTSGTYAQLIRPGFEVGTFYGREFLGIEDGVEQFDPEPKIIGSAQPDFTFGFSNNFNYKAFDLSFNLRGSVGNDVYNLTANNLAYLSNLPGRNVFKEAVESGVTRDQPKQYSSRWIEDASFVRLDNITLGYNLNSENLFFSNARLYLTGQNLFVITGYSGLDPEVNSEVSGAGIAPLGIDYLAYPKATTVTLGLNLTF from the coding sequence ATGCTTACTCTTGGTTTGAAATCAAGTGGGCTAACTTATGCAATCACTGAAAATAATAATATCATATTCAAAGAAAAAGCGGAGGATACCACTACTTTTTCTGAGGATCAAAATATGATAGAAGGTCTGGTTAAGGATACTAATGGAACTCCTTTACCTGGCGTAAATGTGCTAATTAAGGGCACTTCAATTGGAACCACTACAGATTTTGATGGGAAATATTCTATTGAAGCGAAACCAGGAGATGTTTTGACCTTTTCCTTTGTGGGAATGAACACGGTTTCAAAAGAGGTAGGTAATGAGAATATACTTAATGTCACGCTTACTGAAAATGCTGCGGCTTTAGACGAAATCGTTGTAGTTGGATATGGTACACAAAATGAAAAAGATATTACCGGTGCTGTAACTTCTGTTTCTGCCAAAAACTTTAATAAAGGCGTGCAGCAAAGTCCGCAACAACTTCTTCAAGGTAAAATGCCTGGTGTTAATATTGCGCAAAATAGTGGCAAGCCTGGAGGATCCAATACCGTTTTAATTCGTGGAGGGACTTCTTTAACTGGTTCAAATGAACCCTTATATGTTATAGATGGTGTGCCAATTTCTACATCCTCTGGTACAGGTCAAGCAAACATAAGTAGTAGTGGAACCGATTTTTTTGATCAAGAACCGGTTAATCCATTAATGACCTTAAATCCCAGTGATATAGAATCTATTAGTGTTTTGAAAGATGCATCTGCAACAGCTATCTACGGCTCTAGAGGTGCCAATGGGGTGATTGTAATAACCACTAAAAATGGAACTGCAGGAAAAATAAATGTTTCTCTGGATGTGTCTCATGGTGTTTCGGTAGTTTCTAATACGATTGAAGTCCTTTCTGCAGATGAATATCGAAAAGTAGTAAATGATCTTGATTTACCATTAAATGAGGGTGGTGAGTCTACCAACTGGCAAGATGAAATATATCGAACAGCTGAGGTGCAAGATTATTACCTTTCCTTAAGTGGAGGCTCAGAGAATACAAATTACAGAGCATCTCTGAGCTATAGCGATCAAGAAGGTGTGGTATTAGGTTCCAATTTAAATCGAGGAACTGCGCGTATTAATATTGGCCAAAAAATGTTGGATAAAAAATTATCTTTTGATTTAAGGTTAAACTACGGGCAAACAGTTTCAAATGCTGCTCCGGTTTCTAATACTGTAGGGAGTGAAGCTGGTTCCAGTATCAATTACGAGGCTTATGTTTTTAATCCTACATATTCTGTATACGATGAAAATGGAAATTTTAATCATATCTTACCCTATAGAGTGAATCCATTATCTTTCTCAGAGCAGGTTATTGATGAACGTACTAATAACAGATTTTTAGGAAATTTCACTACAGATTATAAGATCATAGATCCACTTAGTATCAATGTAAATTTAGGATATACCAATCAAACTATTGATCGTAATTCTTACCTAAGTAAGGAAAACCCATTAGGGCAGGGGTTAGGAGGATATGCCAATGTACAAAAATTAAAAAGTTTTAATAAGTTACTTGAAACTACCTTAAAGTTCGAGGAGAAATATGGAGATCATAACATCAACGCATTAGCAGGATATTCGTACCAATATTTCGTAGATGAAGGCTTAAGAAATGATGCTAATGGTTTCTTGTCCGATGAATTTAAATGGTATGGCTTACAAGCAGCCAGTAATGTACGTACCGTATCTTCATTTAAACAAAGTAATACTTTGATTTCCATGTACGCACGTCTTAATTACGATTATCAAGGTAAATATTTGCTTACAGCTACTGTTCGTAGAGATGGTTCCAGTCGTTTTGGAAGTGGAAATAAATGGGGTGTTTTCCCTTCAGGCTCTGTAGCTTGGAGGATATTAGATGAAGACTTCTTTAAATCTAATACAATCAATGACTTAAAATTGAGAACAAGTTACGGAGTAACCGGGAATCAAGAAATAGGGAATTTGAATTCTATAACAACATTGGGTGCCAGTACCACAGGTTATATTGTGGGCGGACAAAGAATCACTGTGGTTTTGCCGCAGCAGTATGCTAACCCCGATTTAAAATGGGAGCAAACGGCACAATTCAACGTTGGTATCGATTTTAGCCTTTTAAAAGGTAAAATCTATGGTACTGCAGATTATTATAATAAAGAAACAAAAGATCTTTTATTGCGAATTCCAGTTCCTACACCTACTGCGGTAAATACACAGCTGGCCAATGTTGGAAGTGTGCGTAATCGCGGTATTGAATTCTCATTAGGAGCATATGCCATCGAAAAAGAGAATTTCCAATGGCGAACAAATTTAATTTTCAGTCATAATAAAAACGAAGTACTTAGCTTATCCAATGCACAATATCAGGGCGATGATATACAAGTTGGACCTTTAAGAGGCCAGGGATTAACAAGTGGTACCTACGCCCAGTTAATACGACCAGGATTTGAAGTAGGTACTTTTTATGGCCGAGAATTTTTAGGAATAGAAGATGGGGTAGAGCAATTTGATCCTGAGCCAAAGATTATTGGTTCTGCACAACCTGATTTTACTTTCGGGTTCTCTAACAACTTTAACTATAAAGCTTTCGATCTATCGTTTAACTTAAGAGGCTCTGTGGGGAATGATGTATACAACTTAACGGCTAACAATTTAGCGTATTTAAGCAATTTGCCAGGAAGGAATGTGTTTAAAGAAGCTGTAGAAAGTGGGGTAACCAGAGATCAGCCTAAACAATACTCCTCTAGATGGATTGAGGATGCATCTTTTGTAAGATTAGACAATATTACATTAGGTTATAATTTAAATTCTGAAAATCTATTCTTTTCGAATGCTAGGCTCTATCTCACGGGACAAAACCTGTTTGTAATTACTGGTTATTCAGGTTTGGATCCTGAAGTGAATTCAGAAGTTTCTGGAGCCGGAATAGCTCCGCTGGGTATTGATTATCTCGCCTATCCTAAAGCAACAACTGTTACTTTAGGACTAAACCTAACCTTTTAA
- a CDS encoding FecR family protein, which produces MSTSIESIVVKFICREATAQELDKLEVWLKYSDNTKVFKQLLRVNFAIDNSLNHFNDTKIHQILNEQIKHHQKAKRRKKNMRISLYALAAVAVIIFGSAFYLKFEKNNLNQQNVTSNIVDVSDEIPGAILTLEDGAEVILKNGDTYQNNGVKSDGKQLIYDKNEDSDKVVFNYLTVPRGAQFELKLSDGTKVWLNSDSKLKYPESFIKGKSRIVHLLYGEAYFEVSPSNLHDGSLFEVRNEERIIQVLGTQFNLKSYKEETNTYTTLVEGSIILKSRDKKYALKPNDQIIYNKERAEYKKQQVNVFNEISWKNGIFSFEDKKLKDILKVLSRWYDVEFDLKNHQLGEEEFVGVLSKDQDIEEILESIKSSGIINSYQMNQEIIIIN; this is translated from the coding sequence ATGAGCACATCAATAGAATCCATAGTCGTAAAATTTATTTGTAGAGAAGCAACAGCTCAAGAACTGGATAAACTTGAGGTATGGTTAAAATATTCAGATAATACCAAAGTGTTTAAACAATTATTAAGGGTGAATTTTGCAATTGATAATAGCTTAAATCATTTTAATGATACTAAGATTCATCAAATATTAAATGAGCAAATAAAACATCATCAAAAGGCAAAAAGGCGAAAGAAAAACATGAGGATTTCTTTATATGCTCTAGCCGCAGTTGCGGTCATTATATTTGGCAGTGCTTTCTATTTAAAATTTGAAAAGAATAATCTGAATCAACAGAATGTAACATCAAATATAGTAGATGTTTCTGATGAGATTCCTGGGGCCATTCTAACTTTGGAGGATGGTGCAGAGGTTATATTGAAAAATGGAGATACCTATCAAAATAACGGAGTTAAGAGTGATGGGAAGCAGCTTATTTATGATAAAAATGAGGATAGTGATAAAGTTGTATTTAATTATTTAACTGTACCTCGTGGAGCGCAATTTGAATTAAAACTATCTGATGGCACAAAAGTCTGGCTTAATTCTGATTCTAAACTGAAGTATCCAGAGTCTTTTATTAAAGGTAAATCGCGCATTGTCCATCTACTCTATGGTGAAGCTTATTTTGAAGTTTCGCCAAGTAATTTGCATGATGGAAGTTTGTTTGAAGTGCGCAATGAAGAGCGCATTATTCAGGTACTTGGAACACAATTCAATTTAAAAAGTTATAAGGAAGAAACTAATACCTACACCACATTAGTAGAAGGAAGTATTATTTTAAAATCACGAGATAAAAAATATGCTTTAAAGCCAAATGATCAGATCATATACAATAAAGAAAGAGCAGAATATAAAAAGCAACAGGTGAATGTATTTAATGAAATATCCTGGAAGAATGGGATTTTTAGTTTTGAAGATAAAAAGTTGAAAGATATTCTCAAAGTACTGTCTAGATGGTATGATGTAGAATTTGATTTGAAAAATCACCAACTTGGAGAAGAAGAATTTGTAGGAGTTTTAAGTAAAGATCAAGATATTGAGGAAATACTTGAAAGTATAAAAAGTTCTGGGATTATCAATTCATATCAAATGAATCAAGAAATAATTATAATAAATTAA
- a CDS encoding RNA polymerase sigma factor: MTKTFSDNIYLINSLKTGNEDAYKYLLKIYHHKLSVYAYNLIADKDLAEDIVQNVFIKIWKNKDNLKTTLSIKNLLYKSVYNEFIDQYRKNKKTIYLEKKYIDTLSSIVEEESEQSLEQLIAIVRSEIHKLPPKCKETFLLSKKDGLTNTEIADYLNISIKSVEKHITRAFSTLRLKVGDTNSHIFLFLHKLI; encoded by the coding sequence ATGACGAAAACCTTTTCAGATAATATATACTTAATAAATTCCTTAAAAACCGGAAACGAAGATGCTTACAAATATCTTTTAAAGATCTACCATCATAAACTAAGCGTTTATGCTTACAACCTAATAGCAGATAAGGATCTTGCTGAAGATATCGTTCAAAATGTTTTTATAAAAATCTGGAAGAATAAAGACAACCTAAAAACTACACTTTCAATCAAAAATTTGCTTTATAAATCTGTGTATAATGAATTTATAGATCAGTATAGAAAAAATAAAAAAACGATATATTTAGAAAAGAAATATATCGATACCCTATCTAGTATTGTTGAAGAAGAATCTGAACAGTCACTTGAGCAACTTATAGCCATCGTAAGAAGCGAAATACATAAATTACCGCCAAAATGTAAAGAAACATTTTTACTGAGTAAAAAGGATGGGCTTACCAATACCGAAATTGCTGATTATTTAAACATCTCCATAAAATCTGTAGAGAAACATATTACAAGAGCCTTTAGCACCCTAAGATTAAAAGTTGGAGACACGAACTCGCATATTTTTCTGTTTCTACATAAATTGATTTAA
- a CDS encoding DUF58 domain-containing protein, whose translation MKLQQQVHQTEGFLNLEILARQIVEGYISGMHKSPFHGFSAEFAEHKIYNQGESTKHIDWKLYAKTDKLYTKRYEEETNLRCHLIIDNSASMHYPSLKKQSLSKLNKIGFSALASACIMNMLKRQRDAVGLSVYSDKFEFYAPEKAGERHHHLLLNHLENAVNSGGSKRGTETYTYLHQIAEKLKRRSLVFLFTDMFQSDKEEAELFESLRHLKYNKHEVVLFHVLDNKKELGFDFENAPKLFFDVETGDEIDLYSENIQENYKKAIKNYFENLKLECAKYRISYVPVDINKNFNKILQSYFVERQKLA comes from the coding sequence TTGAAATTACAACAACAGGTACATCAAACTGAAGGATTTTTAAATCTTGAAATATTGGCACGGCAAATTGTCGAAGGTTATATTTCGGGGATGCATAAGAGTCCGTTTCACGGCTTCTCTGCAGAATTTGCAGAGCATAAAATTTACAATCAGGGAGAAAGTACCAAGCATATCGATTGGAAGCTTTATGCGAAGACTGATAAATTGTACACCAAGCGCTACGAAGAAGAAACCAATTTGCGCTGTCACCTTATCATCGATAATTCTGCTTCGATGCATTATCCTTCTTTAAAGAAACAAAGTCTCTCAAAACTAAATAAAATTGGTTTCTCGGCTCTAGCATCAGCGTGTATTATGAATATGCTAAAGCGACAGCGTGATGCGGTGGGTTTAAGTGTGTATAGTGATAAGTTTGAATTTTATGCGCCAGAAAAAGCAGGAGAACGCCATCATCATTTATTGCTGAATCATTTAGAAAACGCGGTAAATTCTGGCGGGTCTAAACGCGGAACAGAAACCTATACCTATTTGCACCAAATTGCAGAAAAACTAAAAAGAAGATCTTTGGTATTTCTGTTTACTGATATGTTTCAAAGCGATAAAGAGGAAGCCGAACTCTTTGAATCTTTAAGGCATCTTAAATATAATAAGCACGAAGTAGTCTTGTTTCATGTTTTAGATAATAAAAAAGAGCTTGGATTTGATTTTGAAAATGCGCCGAAGCTATTTTTTGATGTAGAAACGGGAGATGAGATAGATTTATACTCAGAAAATATTCAGGAAAATTATAAAAAAGCGATTAAAAACTACTTTGAAAATCTAAAATTGGAATGCGCGAAATACCGGATAAGTTACGTTCCGGTAGATATCAATAAAAATTTCAATAAAATTTTACAATCTTATTTTGTTGAAAGACAAAAGCTTGCATAA
- the trxA gene encoding thioredoxin produces the protein MAIEITDANFEETVLKSDKPVMVDFWAAWCGPCRMVGPVIEELSGEYEGKAVVGKLDVDANQEFAAKYGVRNIPTVLIFQNGEVVGRQVGVAPKDTYASALNELL, from the coding sequence ATGGCTATTGAAATAACCGACGCAAATTTTGAAGAAACAGTATTAAAAAGCGATAAACCAGTAATGGTTGATTTTTGGGCAGCATGGTGTGGACCTTGTAGAATGGTAGGACCGGTAATCGAAGAGCTTAGCGGCGAGTATGAAGGGAAAGCAGTTGTTGGAAAACTAGATGTTGATGCTAACCAGGAATTTGCTGCAAAATACGGAGTTAGAAATATCCCAACAGTGCTTATTTTCCAAAACGGAGAAGTTGTAGGTCGCCAGGTTGGTGTTGCTCCAAAAGATACTTATGCAAGTGCTTTAAACGAGCTTTTATAA
- the dnaE gene encoding DNA polymerase III subunit alpha, whose protein sequence is MYLIFDTETTGLPKRWDAPLTDSDNWPRCIQIAWQLHDEMGNLLEHQDYLVRPEGFDIPYDAERVHGISTDLAKEEGISLKDMLEKFNEALGRTKFIVGQNLGFDVNIMGAELHRAGMDSQLLELPVLDTCTETTAEMCRIPGGRGGKFKLPTLTELHEYLFDEPFGEAHNATADVEATTRCFLELVRKRTYSAEELNAAPGYFEDYIEANPEPFQPIGLKHINLKKASEAIRKRLEKLQPTDEITTEEIEENLEKLDEVPFAHLHNHSQFSVLQSTISIPDLVNAAGEQNMPAVALTDHANMMGAFHFVKEVGNYNKSVKAKNEEAIANGEAVEANEIKAIIGCEFFVCENHTDKSRKDNGYQVVMLAKNKKGYHNLAKMSSKAYTDGFYYVPRIDKEVVKKYKEDVIVLTGNLYGEVPSKILNVGEKQAEEALLWWKEEFGDDLYIEMMRHNQEDENRVNQVLVEFSKKHDIKLIATNNTYYWRKDDANAHDILLCVKDGEKQATPIGRGRGYRYGLPNQEYYFKTAEEMKNLFKDLPEAISNIKEIVDKIEPFELARDVLLPAFTIPEEFLVEEDKIDGGKRGENAYLKHITFKGAEGRYSEITPDIKERLDFELSVIEKTGYPGYFLIVEDFIREARNLDVSVGPGRGSAAGSAVAYCLGITNIDPIKYDLLFERFLNPDRVSMPDIDIDFDDEGRSRVMDYVIGKYGANQVAQIITYGTMAAKSSIRDTARVLDLPLSDADRIAKLIPNTKLGKLFAMDEKTIKSKFRSEEIDSINELLNISEGDDLEAQTVNQARVLEGSVRNTGIHACGVIITPSDITDHVPVSLAKDSDLYVTQFDNSVVEDAGLLKMDFLGLKTLTLIKDTIKIVKGRHGIDLVPDEFPLDDEETYKLFQRGETVGIFQYESPGMQKHMQALKPTVFDDLIAMNALYRPGPMEYIPSFIARKHGDEEISYDLPDMEEYLQETYGITVYQEQVMLLSQKLAGFSKGEADMLRKAMGKKIFALLEKLKPKFLDGGEEKGHPREVLEKIWKDWEAFASYAFNKSHSTCYAWIAYQTAYLKAHYPAEYMAAVLSNNMNDIKQVTFFMEECKRMKLNVLGPDVNESYYKFSVNKDYAVRFGMGAIKGVGAGAVATIVENRKSEAGHYRSIFDMAKRIDLRAANKKAFENLALAGGFDCFKETHRAQYFHDEGDGMSFLEKVVKFAAKFQENENSSQVSLFGEASEVQIPEPSVPPCEEWGTMEKLRREKEVVGIYISGHPLDDFKKEIQYFCNGSLSDFRELEKIVNREISFGGVISDVQHRTSKMGKGWAMFTVEDYTESYEFRMFGEEYLKNRHFLVPNSFVHIKAFIKEGWTNKDTGKKGEPRIQFNSFQLLHDIMDSYAKKLTIQLDINDLKEEKIDILKEIFRSYRGDHKLNFVVYEMKEQLKLHMPSKRQKVKICPELLESLEAEHVVYKLN, encoded by the coding sequence ATGTATTTAATTTTTGATACCGAAACCACCGGATTACCAAAGCGTTGGGATGCGCCTTTAACCGATTCTGATAACTGGCCAAGATGTATACAGATCGCTTGGCAGTTACATGATGAGATGGGTAATCTTTTGGAGCATCAGGATTATCTAGTGCGCCCAGAAGGTTTTGATATTCCTTATGATGCCGAGCGCGTTCATGGAATTTCAACAGATTTGGCCAAAGAAGAAGGTATTTCTTTAAAGGACATGTTGGAGAAATTCAACGAAGCTTTGGGAAGGACTAAATTTATCGTTGGACAAAATCTTGGTTTTGATGTTAATATTATGGGAGCCGAGTTGCATCGCGCTGGTATGGATAGCCAATTACTCGAACTTCCGGTTTTAGATACCTGTACAGAAACTACGGCCGAGATGTGTAGAATTCCCGGTGGACGTGGTGGTAAATTCAAACTACCAACGCTTACCGAGTTGCACGAATATCTTTTTGATGAGCCATTTGGAGAAGCACACAACGCAACTGCCGATGTTGAGGCTACAACACGTTGTTTCCTGGAATTGGTGAGAAAAAGAACCTATTCTGCGGAAGAATTAAATGCTGCTCCCGGTTATTTTGAAGATTATATAGAAGCCAATCCAGAGCCATTTCAGCCAATTGGTTTAAAGCACATAAATCTTAAGAAAGCTTCCGAAGCGATTAGGAAAAGGTTGGAGAAACTGCAGCCAACCGATGAGATTACTACGGAAGAAATCGAGGAGAATCTAGAAAAATTAGACGAGGTACCTTTTGCACATCTTCATAACCATTCGCAATTCTCTGTATTACAGTCAACCATAAGTATTCCCGATCTTGTAAATGCCGCTGGCGAGCAAAATATGCCGGCAGTAGCGCTTACCGATCATGCAAATATGATGGGAGCATTTCATTTTGTAAAAGAAGTTGGGAATTATAATAAAAGTGTAAAGGCGAAAAACGAAGAAGCCATTGCTAATGGTGAGGCCGTGGAAGCCAATGAAATAAAGGCGATTATTGGTTGTGAGTTTTTTGTTTGTGAAAATCACACCGATAAATCAAGAAAAGATAACGGTTACCAAGTAGTGATGTTGGCCAAAAATAAAAAGGGCTATCACAATTTGGCTAAAATGTCTTCGAAGGCATATACCGATGGCTTCTATTATGTACCTCGAATCGATAAAGAGGTTGTAAAAAAATATAAAGAAGATGTAATCGTGCTTACCGGTAACCTTTATGGGGAAGTGCCGAGTAAAATTCTAAATGTTGGTGAAAAGCAGGCCGAAGAAGCTTTGCTTTGGTGGAAAGAAGAATTTGGTGATGATCTTTATATAGAGATGATGCGCCACAATCAGGAAGATGAAAATCGTGTAAATCAAGTTCTGGTTGAGTTTTCTAAGAAACATGATATAAAATTAATTGCGACCAATAACACCTATTATTGGAGAAAAGATGACGCCAATGCGCACGATATTTTATTATGTGTAAAAGACGGTGAAAAGCAGGCAACGCCAATTGGTCGTGGCCGCGGCTATCGTTACGGATTGCCAAACCAGGAGTATTATTTTAAGACTGCTGAAGAGATGAAAAATCTCTTTAAAGATTTGCCTGAAGCAATATCGAATATTAAGGAGATTGTAGATAAAATAGAGCCTTTTGAGCTGGCACGCGACGTATTACTTCCTGCTTTTACCATACCTGAAGAATTTTTGGTTGAAGAGGATAAAATAGATGGTGGTAAGCGAGGCGAAAATGCCTATTTAAAGCATATTACCTTTAAGGGAGCTGAAGGGCGTTACAGCGAAATCACTCCGGATATTAAAGAAAGGTTAGATTTTGAGTTATCGGTAATCGAAAAAACAGGATATCCGGGTTATTTCTTAATTGTTGAAGATTTTATTCGTGAAGCCAGGAATCTTGATGTTTCGGTGGGACCGGGAAGGGGTTCTGCAGCCGGTAGTGCGGTAGCCTATTGTTTAGGAATTACGAATATCGACCCTATTAAGTACGATCTGCTTTTTGAGCGTTTCTTAAATCCAGATCGTGTGAGTATGCCCGATATTGATATCGACTTTGATGATGAAGGTCGTAGCCGGGTTATGGATTATGTAATCGGGAAATATGGTGCCAATCAGGTAGCGCAAATTATTACCTACGGAACCATGGCTGCAAAGTCATCGATTAGGGATACTGCTCGGGTTTTAGATTTACCTTTAAGTGATGCCGATAGAATAGCGAAATTGATCCCTAATACCAAACTAGGGAAGCTTTTCGCAATGGATGAAAAGACGATAAAATCGAAATTCCGAAGCGAAGAAATAGACAGTATTAACGAGCTGCTAAATATTTCTGAAGGAGATGATCTTGAAGCGCAAACGGTAAATCAGGCGCGAGTTTTAGAAGGGTCGGTTAGAAATACCGGGATCCATGCCTGTGGGGTAATTATTACCCCTAGTGATATTACCGATCACGTTCCGGTTTCGTTGGCTAAGGATTCCGATTTATATGTAACGCAGTTCGATAACTCGGTTGTAGAAGATGCGGGTCTACTAAAAATGGACTTCTTGGGGTTAAAAACGTTAACCCTAATTAAGGATACCATCAAAATTGTAAAAGGAAGACATGGGATCGATTTAGTTCCCGATGAATTTCCTTTGGATGATGAAGAAACTTATAAACTCTTCCAACGTGGAGAAACAGTAGGAATATTCCAGTATGAATCTCCAGGAATGCAGAAACACATGCAGGCGTTAAAACCAACGGTTTTTGACGATCTAATTGCAATGAACGCCTTGTATCGCCCCGGGCCAATGGAATATATTCCAAGCTTTATTGCCAGAAAACACGGGGACGAAGAGATAAGTTATGACCTTCCAGATATGGAAGAATATTTGCAAGAAACCTATGGTATTACGGTCTACCAAGAGCAGGTAATGTTGCTTTCGCAAAAGTTAGCCGGCTTTTCTAAAGGTGAAGCCGATATGCTACGTAAAGCAATGGGTAAAAAGATATTTGCCTTACTGGAAAAACTGAAGCCAAAATTTCTAGACGGTGGAGAAGAGAAAGGCCATCCTCGAGAAGTTTTAGAGAAAATATGGAAAGACTGGGAAGCTTTTGCTTCTTATGCGTTTAACAAGTCGCACTCTACCTGTTATGCATGGATTGCTTACCAAACGGCATATTTAAAGGCGCATTATCCTGCCGAATATATGGCTGCGGTATTGTCTAATAACATGAACGATATCAAGCAAGTTACCTTCTTTATGGAAGAATGTAAGCGAATGAAACTTAACGTACTTGGTCCCGATGTAAACGAATCTTACTATAAATTCTCTGTAAACAAAGATTACGCTGTCCGGTTTGGAATGGGAGCTATTAAAGGAGTTGGAGCCGGCGCAGTAGCCACTATCGTGGAAAATCGTAAAAGCGAAGCTGGGCATTATCGATCTATTTTCGATATGGCAAAACGAATCGATTTGCGAGCAGCCAATAAAAAAGCTTTTGAAAATCTGGCTTTGGCGGGCGGATTTGATTGTTTTAAAGAAACGCATCGCGCACAGTATTTTCACGATGAAGGAGACGGAATGAGCTTTTTGGAGAAAGTGGTGAAATTTGCTGCTAAATTTCAGGAAAATGAAAATTCGTCTCAGGTAAGTTTATTTGGCGAAGCCAGTGAAGTGCAGATTCCAGAGCCAAGTGTACCACCATGTGAAGAGTGGGGAACGATGGAAAAGTTACGCCGTGAAAAAGAAGTGGTGGGAATTTATATTTCTGGGCATCCATTGGATGATTTTAAGAAAGAGATTCAGTATTTCTGTAATGGAAGTTTATCAGATTTTAGAGAACTTGAAAAAATAGTAAATCGTGAAATTTCTTTTGGCGGAGTGATTAGCGATGTTCAACACAGAACCTCAAAAATGGGAAAAGGTTGGGCAATGTTTACCGTTGAAGATTATACTGAATCTTACGAGTTCAGAATGTTTGGCGAAGAATATCTTAAAAACCGACATTTTCTGGTTCCAAACTCTTTTGTGCATATAAAAGCCTTTATAAAAGAGGGGTGGACCAACAAAGATACCGGCAAAAAAGGAGAGCCTAGAATTCAGTTTAATAGCTTTCAACTATTGCATGATATCATGGATTCATACGCGAAGAAACTTACCATTCAGTTAGATATAAATGATTTGAAGGAAGAGAAAATCGATATTTTAAAAGAGATTTTTAGAAGTTACCGCGGTGATCATAAACTGAATTTTGTGGTGTATGAAATGAAAGAGCAGCTGAAATTACATATGCCTAGTAAGCGCCAAAAAGTAAAGATCTGTCCTGAATTATTAGAAAGTTTGGAAGCTGAGCATGTGGTTTATAAATTGAACTAA
- a CDS encoding ferritin-like domain-containing protein, whose protein sequence is MKYSEEVSEKLNELLEKNYDAEKGYKFAAENVKNDKLKSFFTERAQERYDFGHELKSEIRNYGEVPDKGSSLAGDAHRTWMNLKTAFSGNKEEAVLEEAIRGEKVAVEEYQKILDDTNVPASTQNILLKQKNSIVASLNEVKSLEYKLD, encoded by the coding sequence ATGAAATATTCAGAAGAAGTATCAGAAAAATTAAATGAGCTGTTAGAAAAAAACTATGACGCAGAGAAAGGATATAAATTTGCAGCTGAAAATGTTAAAAATGATAAGCTAAAATCTTTTTTCACTGAAAGAGCACAAGAACGCTACGATTTTGGACATGAATTAAAGTCTGAAATTAGAAATTATGGTGAAGTGCCAGATAAAGGTTCTAGTTTAGCAGGTGATGCTCACCGTACTTGGATGAACTTAAAAACAGCATTCTCTGGAAACAAAGAAGAAGCAGTTTTAGAGGAAGCTATAAGAGGTGAAAAGGTAGCTGTTGAGGAATACCAAAAGATCTTAGATGATACTAACGTGCCAGCATCTACTCAAAATATTCTTCTGAAACAAAAAAATTCTATAGTAGCTTCTTTAAATGAGGTGAAATCTCTTGAATATAAACTTGACTAG